One window of Penaeus chinensis breed Huanghai No. 1 chromosome 1, ASM1920278v2, whole genome shotgun sequence genomic DNA carries:
- the LOC125027635 gene encoding anti-lipopolysaccharide factor-like, which translates to MKLSFVVGVVTVLAAVALFATPCQGQVWEALVPLITQQVVGLWKNGEREFFGHQCTYSVTPTVKSFELYFKGRMSCPSLSSVRGEALTRSRSGVEVKTVEDYVKKVLAQGVITEEEAKAWITK; encoded by the exons ATGAAGCTCTCATTCGTAGTGGGCGTGGTGACGGTGCTGGCGGCTGTGGCACTCTTCGCTACCCCGTGCCAGGGCCAGGTATGGGAGGCGCTGGTTCCTCTCATCACGCAGCAGGTCGTGGG ATTGTGGAAAAATGGCGAAAGAGAGTTTTTTGGCCACCAGTGCACTTACTCTGTCACACCCACGGTGAAGAGTTTTGAGCTGTACTTCAAGGGAAGGATGTCCTGCCCGTCCCTTAGTAGTGTGAGAGGAGAAG CTTTGACCCGCAGTCGCTCAGGAGTGGAGGTGAAAACGGTAGAAGATTACGTAAAGAAAGTATTAGCACAGGGCGTGATaacggaggaggaggcgaaggcgtGGATCACCAAGTAA